The region CTTCGTTCACATTGATGTCGGTGGAATATAAAAATAAAATCTGAAAAATGACGCAATATGCTCTAGGAGGTAAGAAACGTTATCATAATTTTGGTCAGTTCTGTTGCACTTTGAAATTCAAGTTAAGTTGGTATGAGCTATGTCCTATTGTGAATTTGCTTGTCTTCATCTCAAGGTTGAAAAAATGACAAGCTTAATACTTTATGAAAACCAGATCTTAATTTATTATTTTAAATTAAACTTCTGTTAATGTGGTGCATAGTTTGCATACTAATGGGTACACATTTTTACGTGGCAATGTAAATATTATTTGATGAAGAAAGACATCGAGGATTGTGACATCGATTGTGTAAGCTACAAATGACTAGTGGAAATGATCTAGTGTAGTTTATATACATCTGGTTATAAATGCATACATGTTGCTATATAAAATAATGTATTAAATAGTATTGATTTTATTTGGGCTTTTTCTGCCTCTTTTTGATATGTAGTGGTTTAGCAGCCCATGTAATGCAAAGAGACAGGAAATCTGTTGGTCTCTGTTTTAGAATTCATAGAGACCAACAGATTTCCTTGTAGTCATATTAGCATAGGAATTAGCTGTATCAGTTCTTTATAAGAGTCATTGTCTTCACTTTAGAGATGTATGTCTACTGGCTAAACAACATCCTCCCTGACCCTGTAATGTCTAATAACACCAGCTTGAAGCATACTGTATTTCATTTGTGGTAACAGAGACTGCATAACAATTGTTATATTTGGCTAGTAGCTATCTTATCACTGACTGGGTTTCAGCAATGACTAAAATGGACCCAGGCAATAAATTACACCAAGCAATAATCTTTTTCCTGATAAGGATCATCGCTCACTGTCCACAGTAGAGAGCCTTCACCTTTTCCATCCACCGTCTGGCCTTGATAATGTTTCTGAATGTCTCTGAATGGCCAGATGCCCTGGTGAGTCATGAACAGGGTGATCTCTGGTTCACATTCTCCTTGAAAAGGACCATTTTTTCAGAGCTTCTCATTCTCAATCAAACAGATTGGGCCTGATGGATGAGTCATAGTCGGAGACTGTCTGTCAGAAAGTGTTTACGTTACAGGACAAGTTACTTTTcggtgtctgaaatggcaccgtattctctttatagtgcattGATTTTgagtagggccctggtcaaaagtagtgcactaaagagGTAATAGGGTACCATCCCTTGGTGTCCCAATTACATTGCTTATAAATCGGTAGTCaagtgagatgagatgagagctGATATCGCCTCCTACACATGTACTAAGCCTCGTTGAAAGCAGGAAATGTGACTCCACCGCATTCAGATCAGTCTGCTGCTCTGGTTTAAATCAAAGTCCACAATTCCCATTTCCAAAAGAGAACAATTAGTTAGAATTAGGACCCAAAGCCATTTCCTGTTTAATCTCATAATGGATGATGGGTGTAGAAACATAATAAGTTAAGGGCTGTATTGGCAAATAAATAAGTTAAATAGAATTATGTTCAATGATTCATAATGAATAGGAGCAAATTGATGGGGGCCTCTTgcgctctcactctctttctcactctctgcaTTTTTTAGTCACTAATGTAATTGAAACGTAACCCCTCCTGTGTCCAGTCCACCTGCAGATTCTGCTGGCAGTGGGTCTGGGAGTGTTCTGCTTCTGCCTGGTGCTGGGCTGTCTACTGTGTTGGCGGAGAGGGAAGTATCATCCACCAGAGGACAAAGAGGCTGCACTGTCCCCTTCCTCAGCCACGTGTGAACGGGTCACCGTGACCCTGACCCCCTCCTCTGGCACCTTACCCATCAAGCAGCAGTATGAGGAGCTAGACGGGGATGTCCTGGACCTCCCCTCCCACAATAGCAGCTCCTGCCCCTCTGAGAATGACCTCACCACCCTGCCCTTTGAACCTCGCCCCCGGTCGTCCTCCTCTGAGCTGAGGTCCTCCTCCAGGTCCTGCTTCCCCATGCGTCGCCTCAGCACCCCGGttgtgtcctcctcctcccactacaAGCCTTCAGGCCATGGCCGCGCCTCCCTGCCCTCCATCCCCAAACTGGGCCTAGTCTCCAAGACCCGTCGGGCGCTGGAACGCCGCTACTCCGTGAACGGTGACAACTTCCTGTACAGCGAACAGAGCCGCCTGACCAGCCCTCGCAGTGCCATGCACCCTCCTGGCCCTCAGAGGGAGCTGTCCCAGCCACAGTATGGCTCCAGCTCCCTATCCATCCCCACCAAGCCTGCTCCTCTCCTACACTTCACCCTACTCTTTTCCCCGGCACGGGGCACTCTGACCACCAACATCATGGGCCTGTCCGGGGCGGCACGGCGGCGCAGTGGGGTGTTCGTACGAGCCAGCCTGCCCCCGCTCTGCCCCTCACCCCAGCAGGGGGCATCTCGGAGGCACAGCCTCAGCACAGAGATACAGTGCCAGAGCCTTGTGCTACAGGTGGGCTCTGTGGAAGAGCTCCGCGCCTGCACCCTCCGGCTGGCTGTGTTCAGCAGGGACTTTTCAGGCCTGAGAGAGACAGCGCTGGGAGAGCTGGAGATGCCTTGTGGGGAGATGGACTGGGAGCCCGACACAACTGTCACCTACACCAGGGAGCTCACCCCCACCAGGAGTAGGCTGAAAAGGGTAACACATTATGCCCGTCATTTTACAAGCCTAGGGCACTAATCATAGAAATAGAACAACatagatacatatatatatatatagttattctATTTCTACGGGCACTATAGCCCCACCATCTTAGACCTCTTTTTTCAGTTAACTTTACACACAGCAAAACTACACACGCTGGGGCTATGAATAGCCCATATCATGTTTTATCTATGAGGGAATGTGTCAGGCTAATCTAATCAGAATAAGGTCTGGGCCAGCGGCCGTTAGCAGCTTTTCCACTGTTGTTGGACATGGTGACATTGTAGTTTGTGACTGGAGAGCAAACATGTGGAGTGCAGTGAGCAGTGGGCCATGTCCTCTGTGGTGCTGTGGCGGCTGTGCCAGAAGGCATTACTGACAGCCTGAGCTGGCGAGGgtgtgggtgagagggagagagctaggcCTCAGGCGCTGGGCTGAGCGAGCATGGTGATGTATGAATGGACATTATGTCGACGCCATGTCTTATCAGTGGATCTCTCCGTGAGGCTGGATGGCAGCATGCAGGCGCCTCTGATCTCAGCTACAAGGCACAGAGAGATGTCATGCATACTGCACATGTGATTGTGGGAAACTTCATGTGTATGAAGCTCAATGAGTTATCACCCAATGAGAAAATGAATAGAAGTAGAGAGATGGTAGCTGATAGGTGGtgtgatgatgttgttgtgaTCTCTAATGGTACTGTGGTGGTGCAATGAGATAAAATCTAAGTCACCATATTACTGTAATCCGTTATAGAATTATAACACTATTATTCACAGAGTGGGTTCTCTTGGGCATAACATGATGACTACTgactgagagacagagcaagTGAAGTGAATCTCCCTTGTTGGGTGATCTCCCATTAGATTCCACTGGTCTCACAAACACAGGCAGGCTCACAGCTGCATGCTCACTAGGTCTGGGTCCAGGGTGCTGTCGGCTCTAAATAATCAACTAATGAGATTCATTATGGATGATAATTTAGTGGCAACAACATGTCGTTCTTTTTACCCTGTGTTTTCTACTTTAGTTACCTCAGGACACAAAGAAGAACATGTGCttaataaaacaacaacacattgtgctcgtctcttcttcttattaactcagcctctcccctcccagagTATGAGTTCCCAGGAGACGTTGGGTCGTAGGAAGAGTTCGCTCTGTGCTGCTCCACGGGCCCTGGGTCAGCTCTTCATTCTGCTGCAGTACCAGACACTGGCCCACCGCATCAAGGTGATGGTCCGCAAGGCTGAGAACCTGGCCAAACTCTCCCGGATGCCAGGAGCAGCAGGTATGATAGGTCCATTATCTTTCATCCCAAACAACATACAGAACTGTCGACACTGACAGTGATACACATGCAGGAATCAATACCACAACTCTGGTGTTGCCAACACTATGCTTTAAGCCACTGAGACATTATTTAGAACCACCCCAGTCAAGCCCTCAATCCCATATCCAGTCTCAGCCTTAGTCACAGTCATATTCCCAGGCCCCTGCCACCCTGATTGAGCTCCTTATGAGATTACAGATACTGATGGGCCTCAtgtcatttcctctctctctctcaagttgaTTGTTGCTCTCTTGTCCCTACAGATCACTACGTAGTCATCAACCTCCGTCAGGATGGGAAGGTGATCAGTACGAAGGAGACCAAAGGGGCGGGGGGACACAACGCTGTGTGGAACGCTCCCTTTCTCTTTGACCTGCCTGTTGGTGACATCACTCAGCTGCCTCTTGCTCTGGAGTTCATCATCATGCAGGTAGGAATGACTCAGTGGTGAAGAATTAGGAGAGTGCAACCATGGATAATGTAATAACAGATAATGTAATAACTTGTTTGTCCACAGTTTTTATTACATCCTCAATTATGTTAAGTCTTCCATCAAATGTATCTTCTGTGCATTTGCGTCTTACAACTATCTGAATGTTATTTTTATACAAAAGAAATGTCTCAGACCTCATTTTACTGTATATGATCAGAGAGCAaccaacctctctctccaacAGGGGCGGCTCTACACGAAGAGCAGCATGCTGGGCCGTGTGTTGATTGGCTGCGAGGCCCCAGAGGCAGGACAGGGACACTGGAGGGACATGTGCAGTCAGGGACAGGTGGAGACAGCGTACTGGCACCCCATCGCACCAGAAGTTGTTTAGGACATTATAGCTGACCTTATGGAGGTGCCAGGTGGGTCAGAACGTTGctggagagaggacaggtgaTAGAGGGCTTGCCAGACTAATGGGACACGCACAAAGGACGGACAGCAAATGGACTATCGGTGATGGTACCTGTAAACATATTGTGATGGCATTGCATTTAGACCTGTAGTACCTGATACTTACTGTTCCACACTGCCCTAACAGTGAGATACAGGCCACAGGATGGACTGCCACTACTTCTGTATGATACCAGTTGCATGGATTTGTGTTATATGTTGGTGCTGTTTGTATCATAGAGAAAAATCGGTCAGTCCCACACATCTTTAAAGTTGGAATCCGTAATTGAAACTACAGCAAAGCGGACAACCCACCTGTGTTTTGGTAAAAGGCTGAGGGATGAGCCTGGAGAAAGATAACCGCTCTCAAATTCATAGTCACGACTgaacatccatgatatcaaaatgatagttttaaccatgttttgaggatatacagtgtttgtttgcatttacatcattgacaaacattggagttaa is a window of Oncorhynchus kisutch isolate 150728-3 linkage group LG3, Okis_V2, whole genome shotgun sequence DNA encoding:
- the LOC109874522 gene encoding synaptotagmin-13, with product MTQYALGVHLQILLAVGLGVFCFCLVLGCLLCWRRGKYHPPEDKEAALSPSSATCERVTVTLTPSSGTLPIKQQYEELDGDVLDLPSHNSSSCPSENDLTTLPFEPRPRSSSSELRSSSRSCFPMRRLSTPVVSSSSHYKPSGHGRASLPSIPKLGLVSKTRRALERRYSVNGDNFLYSEQSRLTSPRSAMHPPGPQRELSQPQYGSSSLSIPTKPAPLLHFTLLFSPARGTLTTNIMGLSGAARRRSGVFVRASLPPLCPSPQQGASRRHSLSTEIQCQSLVLQVGSVEELRACTLRLAVFSRDFSGLRETALGELEMPCGEMDWEPDTTVTYTRELTPTRSRLKRSMSSQETLGRRKSSLCAAPRALGQLFILLQYQTLAHRIKVMVRKAENLAKLSRMPGAADHYVVINLRQDGKVISTKETKGAGGHNAVWNAPFLFDLPVGDITQLPLALEFIIMQGRLYTKSSMLGRVLIGCEAPEAGQGHWRDMCSQGQVETAYWHPIAPEVV